A region of Vitis vinifera cultivar Pinot Noir 40024 chromosome 13, ASM3070453v1 DNA encodes the following proteins:
- the LOC100263918 gene encoding WRKY transcription factor 55: MEETLSHIVRGCKLARELESNIPNLAKQPRMLAKSCDEIMKIFGTAKERLNAQDDHSAYPYMFAQASGMETSGEMQEWLKTSYLQALQAQYGLTESKVGGIEPVTLSGHPGFELGGRDREGSARSTGSGGEFQAMEGSDSGNSNSQRLRRRKDDIRKRKETVAAPRIGNTDIPPDDNFTWRKYGQKEILGSKYPRSYYRCTHQKLYNCPAKKQVQRLEHDPFMFDITYIDDHTCHKSATAPSVPPPPPEVTPEMIQATTAQLPMGRWLSMELKPTGEAANAFVDHSQVQMHVDLGLGEGSSSSMVGTGGSTAGPSMVRFGREAEYPVVDLADTMFNSGSSSSNSMDFLFTHTEEKWEPAGDKKN, translated from the exons ATGGAGGAGACCCTTTCTCATATTGTTCGAGGGTGCAAGTTGGCTAGAGAGCTTGAATCAAACATCCCGAACCTCGCCAAGCAGCCCAGGATGCTGGCCAAGTCCTGTGATGAGATCATGAAGATTTTCGGGACTGCGAAGGAGAGGCTGAATGCTCAGGATGACCACTCGGCATATCCCTACATGTTTGCGCAGGCCTCGGGGATGGAGACCAGTGGGGAAATGCAGGAATGGCTGAAGACAAGCTACCTGCAAGCGCTCCAAGCACAGTATGGCTTGACAGAGAGCAAGGTAGGTGGGATCGAACCTGTGACCTTGTCGGGTCATCCTGGTTTTGAGCTGGGTGGACGGGATAGGGAAGGCTCAGCCAGATCAACAGGCAGCGGAGGAGAGTTTCAGGCAATGGAAGGATCAGATTCCGGGAATAGTAATTCGCAAAGATTACGAAGAAG AAAGGATGATATAAGGAAAAGGAAGGAGACAGTAGCAGCGCCTAGAATTGGGAACACTGATATTCCTCCGGATGACAATTTTACTTGGAGAAAATATGGGCAAAAGGAGATCCTGGGATCAAAGTACCCAAG GAGTTACTATAGATGCACCCACCAGAAACTATACAACTGTCCAGCCAAGAAACAAGTACAGCGGCTCGAACATGATCCCTTCATGTTTGATATAACTTATATAGATGATCACACCTGCCACAAGTCTGCCACAGCTCCTTCAGTCCCACCGCCTCCACCAGAAGTGACACCTGAGATGATTCAGGCCACAACTGCACAACTGCCCATGGGGAGGTGGCTCTCCATGGAACTCAAGCCAACAGGAGAAGCCGCAAATGCCTTTGTAGATCATTCCCAAGTTCAAATGCACGTAGACTTGGGTCTAGGCGAGGGAAGCAGCAGCAGCATGGTTGGCACTGGGGGAAGTACTGCAGGTCCTTCCATGGTTCGATTCGGGCGAGAAGCGGAATATCCAGTGGTGGATCTCGCTGATACAATGTTCAATTCTGGTAGCAGTAGTAGCAATAGCATGGACTTCCTCTTCACTCACACGGAGGAAAAATGGGAGCCGGCTGGTGACAAGAAAAACTGA
- the LOC100258754 gene encoding WRKY DNA-binding transcription factor 70, producing MGTSPPERLSTDRKRVVGELVHGRDLANQLQILLREPFSDQGSVSAEDLVVKILRSFTEALSVLRCYDQSGDAGGESPAESGNYKVLKNRRGCYKRRKNSETWTAVSSTIEDGHAWRKYGQKEILNAKFPRSYYRCTRKHEQSCRATKQVQRMKENPIMYHTTYIGHHTCRDILKAPQFIGSSYPGYDSNNMVGSESKIPEEVQEMKPELIKEETVVSDLTSDNVSSMDSINLWSGLEALDSFMPAMVTQRGGSDDHGNQDQNVDSTMYSRNATTTTTATTASHNTDMDFVLGCLDFEGDDQFQFDESPFQFF from the exons ATGGGAACTTCTCCTCCAGAAAGGCTTTCCACTGATCGGAAAAGGGTGGTTGGGGAGCTGGTTCATGGCCGGGATCTGGCGAACCAGTTGCAGATTCTGCTACGTGAGCCCTTTTCCGATCAGGGGTCGGTGTCAGCTGAGGATCTGGTGGTGAAGATCTTGAGATCCTTCACGGAGGCTCTCTCTGTGCTGAGGTGTTATGACCAGTCCGGCGATGCCGGCGGGGAGAGTCCGGCGGAGAGTGGGAACTACAAGGTGTTGAAGAACAGGCGGGGCTGTTACAAGAGGAG AAAAAATTCTGAAACATGGACTGCGGTCTCCTCCACTATAGAAGATGGCCATGCATGGAGGAAATATGGGCAAAAGGAGATCCTCAATGCAAAATTCCCAAG GAGCTACTACAGATGCACGAGGAAGCATGAGCAAAGCTGCCGAGCTACGAAACAAGTACAAAGAATGAAGGAGAATCCCATAATGTATCACACAACATACATTGGCCACCATACTTGCAGAGATATTCTCAAGGCTCCCCAGTTCATTGGAAGCTCTTATCCTGGCTATGATTCTAATAATATGGTTGGGTCTGAATCAAAGATCCCAGAAGAAGTTCAGGAAATGAAACCAGAACTTATAAAGGAGGAGACAGTGGTGAGTGATCTCACTTCAGACAATGTTTCTTCAATGGATTCTATCAATTTATGGTCAGGTTTAGAGGCTTTGGACTCATTCATGCCCGCAATGGTTACTCAAAGAGGGGGGTCTGATGATCATGGGAATCAAGATCAGAATGTGGATTCCACCATGTATTCAAGAAATGCAACCACCACTACTACTGCTACTACTGCTTCTCATAATACTGACATGGACTTTGTGCTTGGGTGTCTGGATTTTGAAGGTGATGATCAGTTTCAGTTTGATGAAAGTCCTTTTCAGTTTTTCTAG